Proteins from one Mycobacterium sp. EPa45 genomic window:
- a CDS encoding nitroreductase family deazaflavin-dependent oxidoreductase, whose amino-acid sequence MTKFIIKWMSRGQTAVYKASNGKVGGSFLEGAPVALLTTIGRKSGEPRVAPLLFLREGNRVVLVASQGGSDKHPLWYLNLKANPKVKVQIKDEVLELTARDATEAERAEYWPKLTAFYKGFEDYKSWTDRVIPIVICDP is encoded by the coding sequence ATGACGAAGTTCATCATCAAGTGGATGTCCCGCGGACAGACCGCGGTGTACAAGGCGAGCAACGGCAAGGTCGGCGGGAGTTTCCTCGAAGGCGCGCCGGTGGCGCTGCTCACGACGATCGGACGCAAGAGCGGTGAACCGAGGGTGGCGCCGCTGCTCTTCCTCCGCGAAGGCAACCGAGTGGTGCTCGTCGCGTCCCAGGGCGGCAGCGACAAGCACCCGCTCTGGTACCTCAACCTCAAGGCGAACCCGAAGGTGAAGGTTCAAATCAAGGACGAGGTGCTCGAGTTGACTGCGCGCGATGCCACAGAAGCCGAGCGTGCCGAGTACTGGCCCAAGTTGACGGCTTTCTACAAGGGTTTCGAAGACTACAAATCGTGGACCGACCGGGTCATCCCGATCGTGATTTGCGATCCGTAA
- a CDS encoding nitroreductase family deazaflavin-dependent oxidoreductase, giving the protein MKYFARAHIAVYRRTNGILGARLLWFPAALLTTTGRKSGRPRTTATLYLQDGERVVLPASYGGRDSNPAWYLNLKADPKVRVQVRDKVQDMTARDATDDERRVYWRQLTRIYPPYKGYQDAADRRIPLVVCEP; this is encoded by the coding sequence ATGAAGTACTTCGCCCGCGCCCACATTGCGGTGTATCGCCGCACGAACGGGATATTGGGCGCCAGGCTCCTGTGGTTCCCGGCCGCACTGCTGACGACCACGGGCCGCAAGTCAGGCCGGCCGCGCACAACCGCCACGTTGTATCTGCAGGACGGCGAGCGTGTCGTGCTGCCGGCGTCCTACGGTGGCCGCGACTCCAACCCGGCGTGGTACCTGAACCTCAAGGCCGACCCGAAGGTCCGGGTTCAGGTGCGCGATAAGGTGCAGGACATGACCGCGCGGGACGCCACCGACGACGAGCGCCGGGTCTACTGGCGCCAGCTGACGCGAATTTACCCGCCGTACAAGGGATATCAGGATGCCGCGGACCGGCGCATCCCGCTGGTGGTGTGCGAGCCCTAG
- a CDS encoding SDR family oxidoreductase, with translation MGLLDGRVVIVTGAGGGIGRAHALAFAAEGARVVVNDIGVGLDGSPAGGGSAAQGVVDEIAAAGGEAVANGSNVADWAQAEALIQSAVDTFGGLDVLVNNAGIVRDRMFANTSEEEFDAVTAVHLKGHFATMKHAAAYWRAQSKEGKTVDARIINTSSGAGLQGSVGQANYSAAKAGIAALTLVAAAEMGRYGVSVNAIAPSARTRMTETVFADMMSTQDKAFDAMAPENISPLVVWLGSAESKDVTGRVFEVEGGIIRVAEGWARGAEVDKGARWDPAELGPVVSDLLANSRTPLPVFGA, from the coding sequence ATGGGACTTCTCGACGGTCGGGTGGTCATCGTCACCGGTGCCGGTGGTGGCATCGGGCGTGCGCACGCACTGGCGTTCGCCGCTGAGGGGGCGCGGGTCGTGGTCAACGACATCGGGGTGGGCCTCGACGGCTCGCCGGCCGGTGGCGGCAGCGCTGCGCAGGGCGTCGTCGACGAAATTGCCGCCGCCGGTGGGGAAGCCGTTGCCAACGGCTCCAACGTCGCCGACTGGGCTCAGGCCGAGGCATTGATCCAGAGCGCTGTCGACACCTTCGGCGGGCTCGACGTCCTGGTGAACAACGCCGGCATCGTGCGAGACCGCATGTTCGCCAATACGTCCGAGGAAGAGTTCGACGCCGTTACCGCGGTGCACCTCAAGGGGCACTTCGCCACGATGAAGCATGCGGCCGCCTACTGGCGCGCGCAGTCCAAAGAAGGCAAGACCGTCGACGCCCGCATCATCAACACCAGCTCGGGCGCCGGTCTGCAAGGCAGTGTGGGACAGGCGAACTACAGTGCCGCCAAGGCGGGAATCGCTGCACTGACTCTGGTGGCCGCTGCCGAGATGGGCCGCTACGGCGTCAGCGTCAACGCCATCGCTCCGTCGGCACGCACCCGGATGACCGAAACCGTGTTCGCCGACATGATGTCCACGCAAGACAAGGCCTTCGACGCGATGGCGCCGGAGAACATCTCACCGCTGGTGGTGTGGCTCGGCAGTGCGGAGTCGAAGGACGTCACTGGCCGGGTGTTCGAGGTCGAGGGCGGCATCATCCGGGTGGCCGAGGGTTGGGCCCGCGGTGCTGAAGTGGACAAAGGCGCCCGCTGGGACCCGGCCGAGCTCGGTCCGGTGGTCAGCGACCTGCTCGCCAACTCGCGCACCCCGCTGCCGGTCTTCGGAGCCTAG
- a CDS encoding SDR family oxidoreductase — protein MTEAADSGINLQLSASVVLVTGGVRGVGAGISAVFAAQGATVITCARRPVDGSPYEFRACDIRDDEAVKALIDGIAADHGRLDVVVNNAGGSPYVPAAEASAKFSTKIVELNLLGALSVSQHANAVMQTQDSGGSIVNITSVSGRRPTPGTVAYGAAKAGMESMTTTLAVEWAPKVRVNSVVVGMVETEQSELFYGDADSIAAIAKNVPLGRLAKPEDIGWATAFLASPAASYISGASLEVHGGGEPPHYLSTTTADIK, from the coding sequence GTGACCGAAGCGGCTGACAGCGGTATCAACCTGCAATTGAGCGCCTCCGTCGTCCTGGTGACCGGGGGTGTGCGTGGTGTCGGCGCCGGAATCAGCGCCGTATTCGCCGCGCAAGGCGCCACCGTCATCACCTGCGCCCGCCGACCGGTCGACGGATCCCCGTATGAGTTCCGCGCCTGCGACATCCGCGACGACGAGGCGGTCAAGGCGCTCATCGACGGCATTGCCGCCGATCACGGTCGCCTTGATGTGGTCGTCAACAACGCGGGCGGGTCGCCCTATGTGCCGGCCGCCGAAGCCTCGGCGAAGTTCAGTACCAAGATCGTCGAGCTGAATCTTCTTGGTGCGCTGTCGGTTTCACAGCACGCCAACGCCGTGATGCAGACTCAGGACTCCGGTGGGTCGATCGTCAACATCACCAGCGTGAGCGGCCGGCGGCCCACCCCGGGCACCGTCGCGTACGGGGCGGCCAAGGCCGGCATGGAAAGCATGACCACCACGCTGGCCGTGGAATGGGCCCCGAAGGTCCGGGTCAACTCCGTCGTCGTCGGAATGGTCGAAACCGAACAGTCCGAGCTCTTCTACGGCGACGCCGATTCCATCGCGGCGATCGCCAAGAACGTGCCGCTGGGCAGGCTGGCCAAACCCGAGGACATCGGTTGGGCCACTGCGTTTCTCGCCTCACCGGCGGCGTCCTACATCAGCGGTGCGTCGCTGGAGGTGCACGGTGGCGGGGAACCGCCGCACTACCTTTCGACCACCACTGCCGACATCAAATAA
- the echA20 gene encoding (7aS)-7a-methyl-1,5-dioxo-2,3,5,6,7,7a-hexahydro-1H-indene-carboxyl-CoA hydrolase produces the protein MTITTSTVEPGIVAVTVNYPPVNAIPSRGWFELADAITAAGRDMSTHVVILRAEGRGFNAGVDIKEMQNTEGFTALIDANRGCFEAFRAVYECAVPVVAAVNGFCVGGGIGLVGNADVIVASDDAKFGLPEVERGALGAATHLSRLVPQHLMRRLFFTAATVSAETLHHFGSVHEVVPRAELDEAALRVARDIASKDTRVIRAAKEALNFIDIQPVNARYRMEQGFTFELNLAGVSDEHRDAFAGTDKGAK, from the coding sequence ATGACCATCACCACCAGCACCGTCGAGCCGGGCATCGTCGCCGTCACGGTGAACTATCCGCCCGTCAACGCGATCCCCTCCCGCGGCTGGTTCGAGCTTGCCGACGCCATCACCGCCGCAGGCCGCGACATGTCCACGCACGTGGTGATCCTGCGCGCCGAGGGTCGCGGGTTCAATGCCGGTGTCGACATCAAGGAGATGCAGAACACCGAGGGCTTCACCGCTCTGATCGACGCCAACCGCGGCTGCTTCGAAGCGTTCCGCGCGGTATACGAGTGCGCGGTCCCGGTAGTCGCCGCAGTGAACGGCTTCTGTGTCGGCGGTGGTATCGGTTTGGTCGGTAACGCCGACGTGATCGTCGCCTCCGACGATGCGAAGTTCGGCCTGCCGGAGGTGGAGCGTGGTGCTCTGGGGGCGGCCACCCACCTTTCCCGGCTGGTGCCGCAACACCTGATGCGCCGGCTGTTCTTCACCGCCGCGACCGTCAGCGCCGAGACCCTGCACCACTTCGGGTCGGTGCACGAGGTGGTGCCGCGCGCCGAGCTCGACGAGGCAGCGCTGCGGGTGGCACGTGACATCGCGTCCAAGGACACCCGGGTGATCCGCGCCGCCAAGGAAGCCCTCAACTTCATCGACATCCAGCCGGTCAACGCGAGATACCGGATGGAACAGGGCTTCACCTTCGAGCTGAATCTTGCCGGTGTCTCCGATGAGCATCGCGACGCATTCGCCGGTACGGACAAGGGGGCGAAATGA
- the ipdA gene encoding cholesterol ring-cleaving hydrolase subunit IpdA, with amino-acid sequence MSDKRTTLDEAVASVETGMTIGIGGWGSRRKPMAFIRALLRTDVTDLTVVTYGGPDLGLLCSAGKVKRVYYGFVSLDSPPFYDPWFAKARTTGAIEAREMDEGMLRCGLQAAAQRLPFLPIRAGLGSDVRAFWGDELKTVKSPYKTGSGYEELVAMPALNLDVALVHMNLGDARGNAAYTGIDPYFDDLFLMSAEKRLLSVEKVVPTEELVKSVPPQSLLINRMMVDKVVEAPNGAHFTTAEPDYRRDEKFQRHYAEAAASEESWAEFVSTYLSGSEDDYQAAVRKFKEEQA; translated from the coding sequence ATGAGCGATAAGAGAACAACTCTCGACGAGGCCGTCGCATCCGTCGAAACCGGCATGACGATCGGCATCGGCGGCTGGGGCTCCCGGCGCAAGCCGATGGCCTTCATCCGGGCACTGCTGCGCACCGACGTCACCGACCTGACCGTCGTCACCTACGGCGGCCCCGACCTCGGTCTGCTGTGTTCGGCGGGCAAGGTCAAGCGCGTCTACTACGGCTTCGTGTCGCTGGACTCGCCACCGTTCTACGACCCGTGGTTCGCCAAGGCGCGCACGACGGGGGCGATCGAGGCACGAGAGATGGACGAGGGCATGCTGCGCTGCGGTCTGCAAGCCGCCGCACAACGACTGCCGTTCCTGCCGATCCGCGCCGGGCTGGGCAGCGACGTGCGGGCATTCTGGGGTGACGAGCTCAAGACCGTCAAGTCCCCCTACAAGACCGGATCGGGTTATGAGGAGCTGGTTGCCATGCCCGCCCTGAACCTCGACGTCGCGCTGGTGCACATGAATCTCGGTGACGCACGGGGCAATGCGGCCTACACCGGCATCGACCCCTACTTCGACGACCTGTTCCTGATGTCGGCCGAGAAGCGGTTGCTGTCGGTGGAAAAGGTGGTGCCCACCGAAGAACTGGTCAAATCCGTTCCGCCACAGTCGCTGTTGATCAACCGAATGATGGTCGACAAGGTCGTCGAGGCGCCCAACGGCGCGCACTTCACCACTGCCGAGCCCGACTACCGTCGCGATGAGAAATTCCAGCGGCACTATGCAGAGGCCGCGGCCTCCGAAGAGAGCTGGGCCGAGTTCGTCTCGACCTACCTGTCGGGCAGCGAGGACGACTACCAAGCCGCCGTGCGCAAGTTCAAGGAGGAGCAGGCATGA
- the ipdB gene encoding cholesterol ring-cleaving hydrolase subunit IpdB, whose product MISATRAEVCAVACAELFRDAGEIMVSPMTTIVSIGARLARLTFSPDIVLTDGEARLIADTPAIGAAAAIEGWMPFGRVFETLAWGRRHVVMGANQIDRYGNQNLSAFGPLQHPTRQMFGVRGAPGNTINHATSYWVGNHSKRVFGTDVDIVSGIGWDKVDPDNPAYRFVNVYRVVTNLGVFDFNGPDHQMRAVSLHPGVEPEQVAENTSFEVHGLGEAETSRLPSGEEQKLLQEVIDPKSLRDKEVR is encoded by the coding sequence ATGATCTCCGCAACCCGCGCCGAAGTGTGCGCCGTCGCCTGCGCCGAATTGTTCCGTGACGCCGGCGAGATCATGGTCAGTCCGATGACGACGATCGTGTCGATCGGCGCCCGGCTGGCCCGATTGACCTTCTCCCCCGACATCGTGCTGACCGACGGCGAGGCCCGGCTGATCGCCGACACGCCCGCCATCGGTGCCGCCGCCGCGATCGAGGGCTGGATGCCGTTCGGCCGCGTCTTCGAGACGCTGGCCTGGGGCCGTCGCCACGTGGTGATGGGCGCCAACCAGATTGACCGGTACGGCAACCAGAACCTGTCGGCCTTCGGCCCGCTGCAGCATCCGACCCGCCAGATGTTCGGTGTACGCGGCGCCCCCGGCAACACCATCAACCACGCCACCAGCTACTGGGTCGGCAACCACTCCAAGCGGGTCTTCGGCACGGATGTCGACATCGTCTCCGGAATCGGCTGGGACAAGGTCGATCCGGACAATCCGGCATACCGCTTCGTCAACGTCTACCGCGTGGTGACCAACCTCGGAGTGTTCGACTTCAACGGACCCGACCACCAGATGCGGGCGGTGTCGCTGCATCCCGGCGTGGAGCCTGAGCAGGTCGCCGAGAACACCTCGTTCGAGGTGCACGGTCTGGGCGAGGCCGAGACTTCGCGTCTTCCCTCCGGCGAGGAGCAGAAGCTGCTGCAAGAGGTCATCGACCCGAAGTCCTTGCGAGACAAAGAAGTAAGGTAA